tataaaaaattgagtcaactAGATTAATTTGTCAAATACGCAATTTAGGTCATGAAACATggacaacccaataaaaaacaaatataatgttgaaggacaCGAGACCAAGATGActtcttgaaagaaaataaaaaaaaataacaacttgaTTTAACCAGggttaaaataccaaaactTGCGACCTTgatcatgagaccaagatatcctaatagaaaagaaatcaaaatagattatgaaaGATCAATTTCTAACCGACctaatatttaatgataaaattgaaaagaacttcaattaaaaaaaacacaaaaaacaaccgAGTCAACTCGAGATTAATCTATTAAGAACTATTCTTGGGTTATGAGACTGGAttaacctaatagaaagcaaataaataaattataaagtctaattcttaattaaattaatattaaatgataaaattaaaaaaaaaagttaaataatgaaGAATAAAATCCCAGCCAACTAGGTTAATTTGCCAAACTCGCGATTCGTATATTGTGAGtgagataacccaataaaaaaaatctaatattaaaatgataaaattaaaaaacaaattattgattgaaaaaaaaaaaaacctattttttagaGCCACACAAAAACATGCGGGGAAAATGTGAGGAAAGTATTATTGTCATTGTACTTTCccctaatattttaaattataggtAATGTCTTCGATTAATTTTTGAATGtcccaaattaaaatattggtgTAGCGAGATactgtgatatatatatatatatatatatatattatatatatatatatatatatatatatatatttaaagtatCAATATTCTCTGCTtatgaaagaaggaaaaaatactcatatttttttttttaaattgtgataaaatgttttagtttcatttgctaaataatgtttttatgaaTGTATATCCAATATTTACAGTGAAATGCTGATTTAGTTTATGTGCTTGCGCATGTGTGTGTTTTTAATTCACTTTTTAAGTTCGATGTAGCGAGATACTTTAATATATACAAGTGTCTAAGtatcagataaaaaaagaagagtgtCAGCATGAtaatcctttccttttattctgTGTTTCAGAATCAAAGATATtggacaaaatataaaatatcaaaataaatgtaatttgtGGTTCTTAAcgctttttcttcctttaaatACCGAAGAAATCAGCAGCTTGTGATCAGTTGAGGAGTGGAACCTCTTGCCTTTGAGCCACAGTGGTTAATTTCACCTACCCTTCATTTGTTTACCTTTCATTTCGTGAGTTTCTCTAAGCTACAAAATAATATGACGCCCTATATGGATGCTGTCTTGTTCAAAGCTGCGGAAGCAGGCGATATCGATCCCTTTGAGAATTATCAAACCTCCCTTGATCAGTTATTGACTCCAGACGAGAACACCATTCTTCATGTCTACTTAGGAAACCAAAGCAGTGAACCGGAATCCACTGATTTTGTTGTTATAATTCTTGAAAAGTGTCCACCTCTGTTATAGCAGGCCAATAAGAAAGGTGAAACCCCACTCCATTTGGCAGCAAGATATGGCCATTCCAATGTGGTAAGAGTCCTCATTGACCGCGCAAAAGCTCGACCTACTGATCGAGAGAGCGGAGTAACAGAAGCAAAAAAGATGTTGAGGATGACCAATGAAGAGCAAGATACAGCGTTGCACGTGGCAGCTCGAAATAAGCGGAGCCATGTGGTGGAAATATTGACAAAAGAGGACCCTGAGTTTTCATATTCCGCCAATGTTGATGGAGAAACTCCACTTTATATTGCAGCTGCTTCTTACTGGTGGGGTCAACAAAAGGTGATCGATGAAATCCTAACTAATTGCATTTCAGTGGACTATGGCGGCCCTAATGGTAGAACTGCTCTACATGCGGCAAGCAGGGTGGGAGATTATGGTAGGATTTTGCGCTTAAGTCtggagaattaaatttttttctctaagcTACAAACtacatttattttgttgttagtTTCTCTAAGCtacaaaataaatgtaatttgtGGTTCTTAAcgctttttcttcctttaaatACCGAAGAAACTCCACTTTATATTGCAGCTGCTTCCGGTTGGGGTCAAGAACGAGAAAAGGTGATCGATGAAATCCTAACTAATTGCATGTCAGTGGACTATGGCGGCCCTAATGGTAGAACTGCTCTACATGAGGCAATCAGGCGGGGAGAGACAGGTAGGATTTTGTGCTCAAGTCTGGagaattcaatattttatatataatagtgtaaactataatttataagccacgtatatttgattttatatatccGTACTAGTTTGCTTCAtaattagcttttttaaaataaaaaaactttgtgaGTTTAAGTATTGCATATATAGTAATTCACATGGAATAATTACGTTTGTTTTGTGAAaagtgattatttaaaaataatttttaaaatttttgtatttgtatataattaaaaaaattgattaaagaaaaacacttttcaatttaaattttttttgacttggtttgaaagtaattttttttttgggcgaaaaacactttctagaagttatgaaaaaatttagaaatgtcatgttatttactgattataacaaatttgatcctcaaacttttgattaatatatactttgttttgaattttttaaaaaaatttcatcttttagaatttgatttttatatcaactttggtccttatttttatgattattatttgtttttttcttatcattaattgaatttttttaactatcaaatttggtccttattttttttatcgctatttattttatttgaaataatttatgaaattataattttttttaatttgattatttttgaaccttttttatcagttaaatttgatcttcattatcttgattgttatttattttatttgagatcatttatgaaattagattttttttttcaattttattcttattcaactttttaattaatttgtaagattttgttctcattatttttaataaacttgaaaaaaaatattaataatttgtttttcaatttatttttcatgacatagataaatattaaaaagtattttccaatttatttttcatgctgaTGCcgaacattgaaaaataatttattttttagaaaattatttttcatgaaaccagttttctaaaagaaattattaaacgGGGCATAAGTGAAATCTCTGTTGTTCATGAAGGATAACTTTTATTCCTTGTTTTGATGGTTTCAGTGACAGCAAGAAAATtgttagagaaagaaaaaacgtTGACGAAAACAACCGATGAGAACGGCTGGTCACCACTTCACTGCGCTGCCTTTTATTTACGGTGGTCTATTCCTACAGTGAAAGTATTACTAGAATATGATGCGTCCGCGGCCTACATTgctgaaacagagaagaagagaacAGCTCTTCACATTGCTGCCATTCGAGGACATGTAAACGCAATGAAAGAGATTGTTTCTGGATGTCCAGCTTGTTGTGAGCTAGTTGATAACAGAGGTTGGAATGCCCTTCACTATGCTGTGGCAagtaaaataagctatgtattcGAGGAATGTCTGGAGATTCCAGAACTTGCAAGACTTGGAACGAAGAAGGATGACAATGGAAACACGCCCTTCCATCTAATTGCTGCTTTAGCGAACGAGAAGAAGCAATGGGGACGTGTTTTATATGAAGGGGAGTCATGTGGTCTTAATAAGCGAAAGCTAAGCGTCGACGACATTAATTTCAGAAATTTGGGAGAGATGCAGGTAATCAATCCTCTAAGAATTAACTATTGTGATTCacaatatatatacattaatGAATCAATTAAATCACAGCAAACTGGTTTTACTTTGCATCTAAGATTCTCTTTGCTTCGCATCTTAATCATGTCCACCAAATGGGTCCACATAACTTTTGTTCAGTTTCACTCTATTATATCACagtactaaatataaaaataaagtaatctGAATAacttaataatctttttttatttgaaatgaagtcattttattgattttgttaagTTTTTCATCTACAATAACAGATTATGCATAAAAAATCGCatgtaattgttttataaaacatatattattcaataataaaaaaaaagtagtacaaatgaatgaaaaaaaatacaattaattaaaattttaaaaaatctaatagaaACTTAATATAATCTTAAAAGCAATTAAGGAGAGtaacaataaacaataatatattggatTACTCCTcctagaaaattaattatttttaaaacctctTTAGCAGCTTAGCATAATCTTACAAGCAATTAAGTCCTCCTaggaaattaattttagaatgaaatgATGTAGAATTAAtggtatataaaattaagtccacatcttagttttcttttttaggatAATTGGGCTAATGTAAAGCATGCAATTTAATTTCAaccaaattagtttttgttaccTGCTAATATATACAGTAAcaaaaaggatttgattgcaaacaAACTAGTTGTGGAAACAAAGGCTCAAAAGTTGATACATGATATATGTTAAATAGCTAAATATGatgaattatttgtttaaatttttagattgagttagtttttaaaaaatagtattacaATCTTATTGatcaaacaattataaattcaaatcttactatttatattttaattaataaaataaaaatttttttaaaaaaatttcacttaaaaaaatattctagaaagtaataaaaaattacttttaaaacctCTTTAACAGCTTAACATATTTtactcaaaatatatatttttgcagAAAGAGATCCTAGAATTCCTTGAAGATGTTGGCAGTGGACCGATTGGTCGCGGTCCctttgttttgaaaaagataaacaatgatgaggaaaacaaaaagaaagagaaagaggaagCTTTGAGTAAAGCAAAAAAGTCTCATCTAGTTGTTGCGGCGTTGATAGCAACGGTAACATTTGCAGCAGCATTCACCCTACCTGGCGGTTATAAGAGCGACCGAGGCACTGCAATGCTAGTTAAAAAAGCTGCTTTTATAGTATTTGTCATCTCAGATGCAATATCAATGGTGCTCTCCATTTTTGTCGTCTTTATCCACTTTTGGATTTCGCCGATTAATGTTTTTAGAATGGACAAGAAAAATGAGATAGATGAGTATACCACTTTGACATTATTTGCGTATGCCATGTTGTTGACCATGATTGGCATGGGTACAATGATTATCGCATTCGTCACGGGCACATACACGGTTCTAGATCCTTCCTTGGGGCTTGCCATTAGCACTTGTCTCATTGGTCTgaacttcttcttccttttgtaTTTAGTGTTTAGGTTTATTtgcaagaataaaaatgatttgataTACTAGTGAAACAATCAATGCaaattttctatcaaataaaactatgatgtatatttttaaattcttattgtttttgaaaaaaatttgtgatgtCATATGTTCAGAAATCATATGTTTAGTTCCcaaattgtcaattttttatattttattttgtaatcgATGCACATCACATAACAAGTAGTCAAAAACtctgatattatttatttatttattttccttttttcattagTGACTAAAATTTAGGGACACAACTACTAGTTGAGACAATTTTCCAAGCACAATTTGCTTTGATGGTTTGTTTATTAATCAAGATTGTAAACGTAAagcatttgtttttgtatttaaaaagtattattggattttttttataattttaaattgttttaacatgctaatattaaaaataacttcttaaaaataaaaataaataaattatgttaatatagttttaaataaaaaaatattttaaaaaatactttaaccaCAAACTCAAAAGATTGTAAGAAAACCACTCTGAAAAGTTGGGATATGCCAAGTTTCATTCTTCTATGGCTGCTGTGCCAGCCAGCTAGCTTGTTCCATGAAGTGCATGAATGGTTGGAATAATCTCCATCGGATAACAAATCCGACTGGACAAACCAGACTGCTCTTGAGATACAAAGAGACGAGACATTAGATACCATCTAGTTAATTAATACGGGTAACATTCCAAACTAAATtgtaatgtaattaaaaaaaaaaaaaaaaaaaacaagaagctgTGAATATGTGGACATGTGTTTTGATagcatgaaaattttaaattggaaattgaaaaagatgatatttttactttttaaaaatgaataaaaaaatatttgaattaataaatCACATAAAGAATAtttgttcatgctaattaaagGCTGAAacagttgggttttttttgttgtaaaaaaataaaaacaaatgcaagtgtaaatatttaacctaataaaatggttgtttttttatttttatttacttgtaCGAAGATGAAAATGAATTCTCTTTTAGTACATTACAATTTAGTTTCTTGTTTATATTACAATCCCAAGCACTAGCTTATACCGTAAGCTATAGAGTTACATTACAGTCTCGGTAAACGCAGTCTGATTTTATGAGTTTGCTATATTTGTGATTTGAACCAAGTCAGGTTCAAATTTGGTCTTAAAAAATCTACTGATCAATTTTGCGAGATTGAACATATCTTTCATATTGTATATTGGATAGAGTTAGAATTTTACAGAGAAATATTAGAtacatgaatatatattttggtgAATTTTCAAGTCAAATGGAGTTTgagaacataatattttataggGTCAAAGTTAGCAGATGAATCTTGTCAAATATGTCAAGCTAGACCTTTATGTACTGTTTGAGACATATCTAAAGCTACCAGTAGAACTTTGCTACAATTAAAGTTGGGTTAGAAACTAGACATTTaaagctttccatccatatatcGTACGCCCAGTAATTCATCAACATGAAAGAGAACAACATGTTTGAAATCAGGACTCAAATTTGCCAATATATATGCGAAAATTGGAGATTCGCAAATACATAGAGGAATTTTAACATGaagacttttttattattttattttatttatttttgaataattattttcaatttgaatttttttttctagtacattagacattgtttaggggtttattttattattgaatttatattagTTAATTACTACTTTAAATTCATTAGCTTGCAACCCAAAAGGGGCATTAGGACTTATTGAGATGGAAACAACCAAGTTATCACCAGATTCATGTATACTTCTTATCATTCATGTATTGAGAAGTTttgttctgaatttttttttttcatgtcattaatttattgatttatactatttatctctctcattttatttagatcacTCATTGATTATAACATTGTTgacttattttatcaaattttaatataatttaatttcatgactaaaattgttaatatataattattttaaaaaatttagttgcacttttataattttacaattcaaagtttatattatttttttcatttcgagtttattatttttttcgtgTAGAgtcaaaaaagatttttaagaaCATTGAGggtgaaaataaaaggataaggCACGCGTGCACACCAGCCACAGGATTATAATTACTGAAGTTGCAAGAGTGAATTAAAACTGCATAAGAACAGTACCTATGCAATTATAATTGTAAAGGAGAGGGAAATGAAGAACTTACCTGGTCGCTGCAAGTCGAGGATGATGGCGATGAAGGCGTGAGGTTGCTTGCCGAAAAGAAACTCtctcctctgcttcttctcGTCTTTCACTTTCTTGGGTCGCCTGTTCTTTCTCTGTATTTGTCTCCTGGTATTCTAGTGTTGTTCGTTCCTTGTGATTTTCTCCTCTGGTTATAAGGCCAGAGAATGCACTCAACTTGTCCCCAGGAATCACGATCACGGGCAACCTGCACGATGGGAACAAAAACTTCTGCGACCCACGTTCACTCGGAGACTCATCGTGTGGGTGGGGGTATTGGCAGCGTGGCAATTGTGACCCAAATCAACCTCAAATTTTGatgtttcttcaattaagcccttgattgcattaattaattaaatcaaagtttaattaagtccccaaccttgttaattattttattttatttaccaCATTGATTGccaaatttataattccatcattattaatcctcaaactttcaatttatattgtcttaacccaattctcaaattatttttttatccattcatttttttaaaattaaaaaaattggattataataataataacaataacaatgtttttcaataatgagacaaatttcaaattttagctaaaatttgtgaaaaaaatttcaaactaaaaCGCCGATTTCAGATTtgctatcaaataaaatttcataaatgtttGCGTGTTTTATTCACCTTTTaagttcaataactattaatattaatagcgAGATACTATGATTTATGCGAGTATCTAAgtattagaaaaaacattaaaaaaggaagaagtgCTAGCATAGTCATCCTTTCCTTTTCACTTTTGTATTCCAAAAATCCTTTGCCTTGCTAGCAAGTTATGCTTTAGAAGAGggaattaacaataaaaatttttttgttaacttttcatctctagtgtttttttatgataagaaaaaaaaaagaaaaaaaatacaaaaaaacataaaaactataaattaatcaataattgcatttatataatttatataatcttaGAGTGACAGTATTCCATATtaatgaatttgattaataaattaatcaataaaatattgattaatccAGCATATACTACAAACAAATGTtcacaaaaatctgattttttttcacaataatgcaaattttgaattggtttgaaacaattaatatatatatatatatatatatatatatatatgtgatgttaaatttgtatttagcattaataattaatttcctaATTAGatagttattaatatttaatatcatagtaagtatattttcatataataataataagaagaagaacaacaacaacaacaacaacaacaattttgcaataaatattaaacaaaaaaattaaaatttaagctaAAATTTATGAACTTGATTTACAACTAAAATAATTAGTCCTTGATTTTCTGTCAAATAAAATTcagttgtattttaaaaaaaatattcattatttgGAATAAATTGTTAGttacaaatagaaaataaagaattttaaaactcCTTAATAGTGTTTTATGAATGTATGTACATGAATAGtgaaatattgttttagtttagCATGTGTACTAGATTATTGACCCGTGTTAGTTACGCTGTAGGTTGggtcaaatttttcttgaacataaaaaaatatttagatattgctAATGTATATTTTAGTGGAAACCAGGAGTGCATCATTATGAAGGAGAGAGtacttattttcattgaaaaaaacatttgttcAATAGGATGTGAAGAATTTTAACTGAAGGgtgtcaaaaaaccatctcaacctaaaaatttaagttgttaggtgaagtattaggatatgatttatattattttttaacacacaccctcaagtgaaagccatttggacttgaaacttgcacatgcccatattaccttgtgcttaatttttatcaaataaatagggatggtaaGATTTAAACTCATGACCGTTTGGTcatcaaagctctgataccatatgaAATAACCATCTCAACTTAAAAATGTTTAAGATGGAATGTGTAATGACCAGTTGTTTCCTTCATACCTACGATGCAAAAagtgtatatgtgtgtgtataattaCAGAAGAACcaatagaaagaagaagagtaTATTACCTGGGAACGTGAGCAAAAAATCAATCTCGAGTTTAATTGCTTTTACCTACGGTATATATCACATCATTCTTCGGATCAAACTGTCTACATGGGTGCATGGAATCCTATgatattgaattaatataaatatataatactaTTTTATACCTTTTGTTTCATTGatttaaatgattatttgatatgatatttaatataggtttattaaatgattataaattaaaatatttttatatataataattcttgatattcattcaaaatttaaccaattttcttggttgaattgtttttttatataaaaaataataaacaatttatGTATATGTTAATTATACAAACACACTATATGTAATGCATATTGTGTGATGATCCAAAATCCCACTGCTGGGTCTTGGCACATCCACCCCTGCACCTTGTTATCTTTGCTTTCCGTAgcgcaaatatatatatatatatatatatatatatcaccacTCTAGaaagattatttttcttaacatgAACAACGTTTTTTAACATCACGGGAATAATTTCTAGGCATAATGGGCCTTGCAACAAAATGGCCGGAATGTGGGCTTTATAGGTCTAAAGGCCGGATTATGGATCGAGTCATAAGGTTCAAAACCAAgttgacttttctttttaactttgacccgtttgtttgctgaaaattagttttttatttgaaaagtaatttatttggaaagtgaattttaaaaaagtaaattattttttgatatttggtaatatcataaaataaaagtttgaaaacatttttcagtaattggttatgtcatagaaaatgggctggaaaataacttagtaatgttttatttatttttcaagtttattaaaataataaaaaacaaatcttacaaattaaaaaggtgaatgagaatgaaattgaaaaaaaaaaaaatttcataaattatctcaaataaaataaataataattaaaaataatagaaatcaaatttaacatattaaaaaattaaaaaatgatgaaattaaaataattataattataattttataaattatttcaaataaaataagtaacaattaaaagaatgatgaccaaatttaataaataaaaaatttcaattaaaaaaatgataagagattaaaatcaaataataattataaaaataagaaccaaaattaatataaaaatcaaattctaatggataaaattgaaaaataaatattctaaacaaaatatatatagcaatcacaAATTTAAGAACCAAATTGGATACAATTAGTAaataagatgatat
This genomic stretch from Populus alba chromosome 19, ASM523922v2, whole genome shotgun sequence harbors:
- the LOC118062689 gene encoding uncharacterized protein translates to MDAVLFKAAEAGDIDPFENYQTSLDQLLTPDENTILHANKKGETPLHLAARYGHSNVVRVLIDRAKARPTDRESGVTEAKKMLRMTNEEQDTALHVAARNKRSHVVEILTKEDPEFSYSANVDGETPLYIAAASYWWGQQKVIDEILTNCISVDYGGPNGRTALHAASRVGDYETPLYIAAASGWGQEREKVIDEILTNCMSVDYGGPNGRTALHEAIRRGETVTARKLLEKEKTLTKTTDENGWSPLHCAAFYLRWSIPTVKVLLEYDASAAYIAETEKKRTALHIAAIRGHVNAMKEIVSGCPACCELVDNRGWNALHYAVASKISYVFEECLEIPELARLGTKKDDNGNTPFHLIAALANEKKQWGRVLYEGESCGLNKRKLSVDDINFRNLGEMQKEKEEALSKAKKSHLVVAALIATVTFAAAFTLPGGYKSDRGTAMLVKKAAFIVFVISDAISMVLSIFVVFIHFWISPINVFRMDKKNEIDEYTTLTLFAYAMLLTMIGMGTMIIAFVTGTYTVLDPSLGLAISTCLIGLNFFFLLYLVFRFICKNKNDLIY